The genome window CACTCCAATTTTTTATTCCCACCTTTTACTCTAACCCACAAAATCTTAATTTAGACACTTAATCGAAACCCACatgaaaataatagtttatcaGTGTCAGCCACTAAGTGTTCAAGTTAACTCGGTTGACTAAGTTGATTCGGTGCCGAGTCGGCCAACTAAATAGCACCTAAATGAAAAACCGCCACAATTGGGCAGCACATAGCATTAGCACCTGGGCACAATTTTTACATCACTACTCTAATTAAGCAACACATAGCATTAGCGCCTGGGcacaatttttacaacactgctCTATTAAACTTAGAGAGGAAGGCATAAAATGGGGTAAAACCCATTAATGATAGACAACTGCTCTCGATATGCATCATAGGAATACACTTTTTTACAACAAAGTAAAAGGAAACTGATGAAATTACAGTtccaaaaaataattgaaatcttcaaaatacaccaaaaaaaataaaattatctcaATTCAAACTCCCACCTTATTCACTCTGAAAGAGTTCATTACTTGGCGAATGTCGCTCTCCTCCTCAGAGAATCCATTTTCCGGCGTTTGTAATCTTAATTCATATAACCTGTTATTTTCCACTCCAAGTACTGAGAGGTATCGCCGATCCCATTCCAGCCGAGCCACCCGATCTTCTGGCATCACAGCCAATTCATTGTTGTTTGCATACGACTTTATATTCACCTGCTTCCCACATTGTAAAACaaattgttaggatcaagcgcttaccactatgccaaaagttataactcaAAGCGGATGTGTAACTTCATTTCCTTAGGCAGGAAGGATGCTGGACTTGGCTCTTCACTAGCCTCAGCTCAACAATCCACTGATTTGGCCATTTACCGGCCTCTGCCTAACAATTTCCCCTCTGACACCAATTGCTGGCAAATTTTTcttggaccatggttcatacaACTGTATGGACTATGAATACAagatatattacattatttgtgtactaaatgtacattatttgataatatacaaaataatgtactttcagtactcatataatgtactttatgtacacagttaatgtactttttatttgtggtccacacagctatagAATGACTTGGCCCATCACCGGCCCTCGCCAAACACAAACTGCCAAGTTATATCAATTCTTCCTATTAACACAGATGACATGCTTCTTTCACCAAATACCAAAACTTCAAATAACTTCAAAACTTATTCACTTAACAATTTTCATAAACCTCAAGACTGAGCTGTGTTTAAGACTGCTACTTATCCTAACCATAtcaaaaaaatctttaattagTCCATGTTAGGCTCCTACTTCACTTTCTAGAGCTACAGAGATCTTACCTCAACTTCATAGTACATCCTCCCATCATCAGCCACTCTCGAAGATGTGGAAAGAATGCTTGATTCACGCCTGACACCAAGTCTAGTGGACATAAACTCTGTCAAATACTGCCTGAGAACTTTCTTTCCGGCTTCTTGCGGTGGACCCAAATCTTCTACACTTTGGTAATTGGAGGATGAAGGAGAGGATATCTCCACCGACAGATTCTCATCGAGAACATAAGGGTCCCTGAAGAATATGTCAGCACCAGCACCACGTACTTGAATCCAATTCTGAGGATACTTGAATGAGTAGCCATCAAAGGTATCAATGTACTCCCTAAACCCAATAGATTGAGCAAGAGAGGTATCATGTGAATGTGATAGCATGAAACTTGAAAAGATCAACGCAATTGCCTTTCTCCTTGGAACTGCAAAATCTTTACTCTGGTTATATATGAGAAAATTCCTAGTGAGAATACATGTATATTGACTTTTACATACGAGATTCTTCATGTAAATGaagattaaaaacaaaaacagaaatgCTGATGACTTTCACAAAGTAGTATATTAGCAGAGATATTTACAACAGTGCTAAAAGCAGCAAAGAGTATGAAAATCAATAATACTGATGAGTCTATTCAGGGATGAGCCAAAGGAAGAGAAGGGAAGAAAGTGAAGCACATGCCGaaataacataattaattagtttaaaatGTAGCTGCACTCCAAGAATTCAATCCACCTTAAAAAAGAAAGACCACTCAAGCAAGGATTGGACCAAAAAATCCTTCCAGATCAACTAAATATTGGTAAAGCTCACAATCAAGGCTATGAATACTATTGGactaaagaaatgaaatgaGGAAGAAAAGTCATTTCTGGTAAACTATAGGTACTCAATTATATCATCGTCAACTTATACAAAATATTGTCTGAGTGACTCCTGTGATCAAATTtataaactaaaaatatgatGTATAAtcaatattacaataataagtACTAGAACCAGCCGCAAGCTTGATAAGATTAAACACTATGCAATAATGAGGTCGAAACTGTTTAGCTATAGACAAAGAAGCAAAACCAACCTTCACAACAGATGTTTCTCCTTGATCACAACAAAGATATGTCCTGGAATTGCGAGAATAATAATGCTTCAATATTTTCCTCCCATCTCGTACATCTTTACCTAATGACTCCACTACAATTGCaaagaacaaatatatatttcattatttcaagACCAAGAATCATATTAATAGAAGCCATGACCTTTGGAATGGGTTGGCTCTATACCAAATTGCAGTGTGCTTATCTCATCtaaactaaaagtctaaacatTACTCTATATTATATGCATTAAGAACCAAAGAAAATTAGTGCCTGAAAAAAAATGATTCCAAAAACAGAAATGTTAATTCCTACAATGTTCAGCATCATGAAACTGGGATGATTATGAACAGTTCATCAACATTAACCGCAACATTTTGTTCTGAATCAATAAGATGCGAGCTAATCTTGtgattatatacatacatttttaCTAACTTGTTCAATTAAGGAGAGTTTCTACTTTCTAATTATTCCACAGAAGTATTAATACTGAAACGAAATGGAAACCAAAAGAGCACCGTAGAGTATCTCGGGGTACCTTCAGGGAAGACGCGGAATTGAAAGCGGCGACGAGGAGCGGAAAAAGACAGAGCTCTAAGCGTAGGCGGCGAGTAGAGAAACGAAGTGCCGGAGGCAGCCATGGTGTATGAAGCTGAGGGAAGAACTGCCATGGCGCTGTGGAGAGTGAAAATGGCAGAGCCACTCGCTCGCTTCCCGGTATACGTCATCCCGATTTCTAGTGGGCTTGGGCTTTTTCTATTTGGAGCTTTTAGGACCTTTCTGGTTTTCTGTTGGGTTGGGCTACAGCCCAAATCttcatatacggagtaatttaaaAGTGAGCCTTGTAATCATATTATCGTATATGCAATTCACCATTATTTTCTTTACATCAAATTCATTCTCATGATGATAATGATTATGATGATTTGGGCATGGATCCAAAGTTAATTGAACATGGGAAGTGGAGTTAATTGGGTTCGTTCATAGACAATGGATGCGGGACAGAGTAAGACATGAGCTGAAATTTAGGGGGTTAGACTACAAAGGCGGGAGAGATGGGATTCAATATTAAAAGGATGCATGGGGTATAAAACACAATAAGATCTAGAGTTGAAGGCTTAAGAATGAAATTCTTTTGGGGTAAATAGGACATGGATGAAACATGAGGGTCAGGGCAGCCACACATGACCTACATAGGACCACGTGAGAGGCCATGCCAATGAAGGGTCAAGGTGACGCGACCTCACCACATAAAAGGCTACATGGCATGCCCTTTCCAAGATAGGGTCGCATTGCATGGCCTTGCTTACGTGGTGATAACCGCTTTAATTTAGCGCACTGATGTAGTCCCATGTTGGGTCATGGTGGTAGCGATTTTAGCACCTTGACATAGCCCCCTATTAGGCATGTACTTTAGCCCGATATcactatatttattatattaattacattaggttttttaacaatttgacatcttttatttattttcttgcgTCAATTATCCAACTTATAAGCTAGTTTTGGTGAGTATAGTCTAATAAAACCATTATATTATTGGCGCCATCTATAGGGATATACTACAAAAAGTATGTGTTCTAATTTTCCCAccaaaagaataattttttgagGTTGATGGATATTGCCTCTTCTCAACTTTAGAAATTCATATAAGAAGGCAATATCATCGCCTTCTTCTCAAGTTTAAGAAATTGAGAATGAGAAAGACGCAATACCATTGTCTTCTTTTCAACTTTGTACTTTTTTACTATAAAATGGTGAGGGGATTACCTTTTCTTGGAAAAGTTACCAAAAAAATGGTAATCCCATTAGTACTTTACATAAAAATGTCTACATTTTTACTTCTACACATTTGTCTCTCCCTTGATTTCTACACAAAAAACGTCATCAACCCAACTTAGTTAGAAATCATTGTAAGAGCATTATTTTTTCAATTGGGAACATGTTACTTTGTCATATTAGTTGATCAACGAACTAGGTTCCTCATATGTTAGCAAGAGCCCCAAGTTCTTTTGCTTATCTGGGTGAGTGAGCCTTTCTCATATTATTTCTAGTTAATAACATTGTattgtttctttttaaaaaaataattttacaataattattatcCAAATGACcaactatacttttaatataatataaattttacaattaatattttaaaaaaaaaaactatatatatactattaataaaaaagggaaaatggtcaaataggcccccgaacatttcataagaagTCAGTTAGGCccatgaacttttaaaacgtGTTGGTCGCCGATTGCTAAAAAATCCAAATGATCGGTAATAACAAGTCAATTACCGGTTTGTGGGCTTGATTGTCTcattttgacatgtttaatggtttaattgcacattttaatttagaaattcatgtgcctaattgacttcttatgaaATGTGTGGGGgcatatttgacccttttcccataaaaaaaaatatttcaatatacctaaatattagttattattattggacATTTGTTTTTACACATGGTACATAAAAAAGACTAGTTATACTATATACATACTAAAAAGAAGAaacccacccccccccccccccccccacccaaaTCCCTGCTTTTCACAATCAAAAGTGTGACAAATAGAATGAAACATGCAATGTGTAATATTATCTAAATCCCTTTACAGATACATTAAATATACCTCCTTTGTGGTTATTGAAAACAAATTTCCAAGATGGGGCCTGCATGCATGACACGGCTTGGATTCTTATCTTCCCATGACTTGGATAACTATGATTTGCTGTCCCTGTACAATAATCGCTGCGTTCAACTTActcatttaataaataataaatttggctTGTTCTAGTTTAGGACtttaccttttatttatttataataatattttgaacGCGCGATGTGCGAAAATTTATgctcaatattaaaaaattaattaaaattgataattttaattatacatacacaaataatatatgtattttatacacacatatatgatttaccatttatagaaatttaattaaaatataatcaaccactaaattaattatacaatgattttaataaattgataattaaagaataggaaaaagatatgatagatatatgtgtatggtaataatgatggagttaaaaagtAACGGtattataacggtgtaagggtagttttgtataacaagaatgtattAGGAACaattttgttaataacattgaagtgtacaacatttaaagtaaaatgtatacatttattagcatataaaaagatggacataaatcaaggatataactttgattgaaacttattaagtttttagatataatataatggaaggTGTTTACTGTTTATTAAACACTTCACTAAAAATCACTATTCTTTGTATGAAATTTGTTTTGTGACCTTAGCCAACAAAAAGTTACAAGGAGATAAACGATAAATTATATTAAGGACTATGATCCATCTTGCACTATGGAgtattattcattatttataatacgtTAGGTTCATTAAAAAGTACCATCATTAATTGTAgttcaatattataatactGTATGttcattataaaaatactaTAGATTCATTAAGATGACATcaatttacatattataatttatgtacataatactcttcatatatatatttttttgaaataaaatcaatgttggaaaatatattattacaaatctcatttcatattttttttgaatgatattgacattaatattttttttgaatcttAGTTGTTTATTGATGGATTTGCAATATTGATAAAATGAACCTTCTGCATTATAAAATGAACATCTGGTAGTATTCTTTTAATGAACATATTTTAGGTTCATCAATATTATGATGTAGTTGCATTGTTATTGTAAATATGAACATCCACTATTCAAAAAATGAACTACCAATATTATGTAAAAGAACATGCagtgttattttattaatgaaCCTATTTGAGATTCATCATTATAATGTAGTTGAATTGCATTACAATTGTTAAAATGAGTATTTggcattttaaaaatgaacttgtagttagtctagtggcatccggtgtcccggtttacactctcacatggatgatgagagtgggttcgaacctcagtgcttcagtaggttgagaaagtaattatgaacagatgcATTAGTGGCCAATTTCAATGAGTCAGTTGGTGTCGATGGAACGCATTAAGTCAGTAGaaacttataaatttttttttttctcctctatagttctttctctctttcatgtcaacaacaacaaaaaaaagtgcgaaaaaattccaaaaaaaaaaaggaaaaaaaagaaattaaaaattagtgaTGAGGAAATTCTAATAGAGTAATTCTATATTTACTCACaattttttactttcattttattCCCTATGATTTAACATGCTTTGATTGCTCAATTTAATAGGGGTCATAATAttatccattaatttttttcttcttccaatcaaatttaaacacaaGTAAAAATATAAGTTGAAGCAAAGTTTTAGGTTAAGTTGAGAGTAAAGTTTTAGGTGACTGCATAAAGTATTTTTCGTTCTAAATATGTTTCCTTTTTATTTGCATCGTTTCTTGTGCATCACGAAAGGCTCATCTAATTGCAGGCCGGGGTATTCTTGCGGTGAAAGGAGTGAGAATATTTTTTACTTGCAAGAATTTCTTCTCTTTCATTTCTTGtaggaagagaaagaaaaaaacaaaaagaataagaaaagagaaagaaaaacggaCAACAAAAAGAGATTCTCTACACTGTAGCCTGTAGGCGATAGGAATATTTATTAATGGACTGATCACAAATAAGAATTAGATTCCTAAAGAGCTCTTGTTATCAGTTATATCATGCCGGTTTGTCTATTAGCGAGTTGGTATACTATGGACCAGAGTCTATCTCGTAAAGTAGACCCTGGTGTTAAACTGTGcttttttagtattaaaattgtaaacttctaaaatataaattttgtttttaagtcaaaacacatagACTGTGTATGTTAATTGTGTGCtcgtagtatataaattgtgaatttttaaaagataaattatgaacatttatgtagttttgtaattaacatattatgcatTTGCAGTTAAcaatatatgtgtatgtaattatatgttatgtgtttgtaCGTAATTACCATGTTATAagtcttcaatttgtttacatgtacaaaaactatTAACTGcatgtataaaatgtgtcacataatttgaaagttattttttaattaggatCTACAATGTAAGatagaccatgatccatggtataatttgtcataacAATTGTATCTCTATATAATTTGACTAATTTtctttattgaatatttatttaattatataacgcacaatatttaaataattatatgtattaGAAAAAAACATGATCCAGCTGCTATAACTCTATAACTCTATAAGTCCTCATCATGCATCTCCTATGTATCTATATGTTCGTTCGAGATTGGTTACTTATGTAATTGTATTATCCCTATACTGGAATTAAAGTTTGAAACACAACTTTCGGCCATATTTGATCTTCTTTTTCACACTTGGCATCTTGAAAAATTAACACTAGCTACCCATATCTTTATTGATAAGCACATTAAAAcatcataataattattcttataaataccCCAAACTAGTCTACTACCATATAAGACTAAATTCTCATAACCAAGGCATGAAAACACCATGGGTTTCTTGCCTATGCTTTATTGTAAGCTTGAGTTTCTTCGCATACTCTACATGCGGTGAATCCTCCTTCAACCTAAAACATACAAATCTTGAAATCTTGCAGGAAGGGAAGCAAACAAGGAGTAAGTTTTCAATtactaatttatattatatttctcaGTTTAGAAATCTCTTAATATACGTTTAGACACTCTCAATTATTAGTCAGAGCAAATTAATCCTTGCAATTGAGTAACTCTCCAGTGAGACAGtctcatgaatttttatttgtgagacgAGTTGGGTCAAAatggaaatataatacttatgctaaaaaatataatattaatcagaaataaaatatttgttacttgaGTGTAAtagttttgagaaaaaatataatactttaaaatcaaaatgtaaaattaagtattacatttttttctcatacATTATTCcggattagtattacattttttagtataaatattacatttgcatctcgACCCGATCCTACTTACAGACAAAGATTCACGACACGTTCTCACACAAGTTTATCCCTAAAATTTGGTCATTGTCTCTGTGACTATATTGTACTTGCAGATACAAGTTGGAGAATGGAAGGATTACAAGGTTTCGGGGActttaataatcaaaataaggTAGAAACAGTGGATCATGGCAGAAGAGGAGCATACGGCGGATCTGACCTTCTCCGGAAGCCTGCTGATAAATCCGACGGCGGACGTAATTGCACATCATTTCCAAATCTCTTTCACATATTAGCAAGCATTACCATAGCATTACTTGCTTTATACTTCTGGTATATTGAGTGATGGAAGCATACACGAATTGTACTATCTTTATTCTGAAATGTATTTACATTTTATAAACAATGGGTTTCTTTTGTCCGCACACATCTTAAAATGACATTacctcacatttatttttatattatctaatgaaactgtagtttaattgaaataaaactatagttgtattgaaatgaaactacagtgcatataaaatgaaactgaataacaattttacatatttgagtgtatattgtccaatgaaactgtagttatatcaaaataatattgtagttgtgttgtaatgaaactatagtatatataaaataaaactgaatcaCGGTTTCACATATATTTGAGTGtcaaactgtaattatatcgaaatgataccgTAGTTGCGTTGTAATTAAACTTTGGTATATACAAAATGAAGGAATAAGGTTTAAATTGGTCATTGAACATAatctgaaagtgcaattaggccattgaacactccaaatgtatgcaatttcacctgatagcaggttaccatcaatttcatcaggttacttgcttacgtggactgtgagttgacattttacaataaa of Ipomoea triloba cultivar NCNSP0323 chromosome 3, ASM357664v1 contains these proteins:
- the LOC116012395 gene encoding psbP domain-containing protein 1, chloroplastic, which translates into the protein MAVLPSASYTMAASGTSFLYSPPTLRALSFSAPRRRFQFRVFPEVESLGKDVRDGRKILKHYYSRNSRTYLCCDQGETSVVKSKDFAVPRRKAIALIFSSFMLSHSHDTSLAQSIGFREYIDTFDGYSFKYPQNWIQVRGAGADIFFRDPYVLDENLSVEISSPSSSNYQSVEDLGPPQEAGKKVLRQYLTEFMSTRLGVRRESSILSTSSRVADDGRMYYEVEVNIKSYANNNELAVMPEDRVARLEWDRRYLSVLGVENNRLYELRLQTPENGFSEEESDIRQVMNSFRVNKVGV
- the LOC116014169 gene encoding uncharacterized protein LOC116014169, coding for MKTPWVSCLCFIVSLSFFAYSTCGESSFNLKHTNLEILQEGKQTRNTSWRMEGLQGFGDFNNQNKVETVDHGRRGAYGGSDLLRKPADKSDGGRNCTSFPNLFHILASITIALLALYFWYIE